A window of Bacillus toyonensis BCT-7112 genomic DNA:
AAAATAAGACCATCGTATAAAAGATGGTCAAAGGAAGGGGACAATTTATGTCAATTTAATTAGGGATGGAAGCTATTCAAAGACACTGGGGAATGTCTTAAATTAGGGAGGAACAGCTTCGATACATATACTATAAAAGATAGATGTGACCTTCGTGTGAACATAGAGTGAAAGAGAGAGGGAGTTTAAAAAAGGATAGAAAGACAAAAAAATAAGACCATCGTATAAAAGATGGTCAAAGGAAGGGGACAATTTATGTCAATTTAATTAGGGATGGAAGCTATTCAAAGACACTGGGGAATGTCTTAAATTAGGGAGGAACAGCTTCGATACATATACTATAAAAGATAGATGTGACCCCCATGTGAACATAGAGTGAAAGGTATGGGGATTTGAAAAATAGTACATATAAAATTATTGTTGCAAGAGTTGTAGAGTTAAGAGAAAGATAATAGAAAGTTTTTCTGTCATAAAATGAAGTAAAGTTCGAATATAAATAAAAGTTGAAATCTATGAAAAAAAGGATTATGCTCAACTATGTTATGAGAATATAAGGTTTATCCCGCTACTTGTAGGTTCTTAAAAACCTGTATTTATGAGAGGATAGAAGCTTCACTTAATAAAGGGAGTTAGTGATATGAAAGTAACAAAAAGACAAAGTTTGTATAATCGTTTTATACAATTAAACCCACCACAAATATTAGCATTAGGTTTTTTCTGCTTAATTGTGGCCGGAGGTTTGTTATTAAAGTTACCATTCGCAACGAAAGTACATATTAGTTGGGTAGATGCTTTTTTTACAGCAACGTCGGCAGCGACTGTAACGGGTTTAGGAGTAGTAGATACTGCAAGTACGTTTACGATGTTTGGTGAAATTGTTATTATGTTTCTAATTCAAACAGGTGGTTTAGGTCTTATGACAATTGCCATTTTAATTGTTTGGGTACTAGGTAAAAAAATTGGCTTACGCCATCGATTATTAATTGGAGAAGCATTTAATCAAACAAATATAGGTGGTCTTGTAAAATTAGTAAAACGTGTCTTTATTTTTTCTATTTGTATTGAATTCATTGGAGTCATCTTTTTATCGTTTCGCTTTATTCCAGAGTTTGGTTTTGGGAAAGGTTTATACTATAGTATTTTCCATGTAATTGCTTCCTATAATAATGCGGGGTTTGCTCTTTGGCCAGATAATTTAACAAGGTATGTAGGAGACCCTATTATTAATATTGGAATTTGTTCCTTAATTGTAATAGGAGGACTCGGTTTTACCGTATTAATTGATATATGGTATAGTCGTAGTTTTCGAAAATTATCACTTCACTCAAAAATAATGATTATTGGAACAGTAGCGCTAAATGTTATAGCAATGATTGTGATTTTTGTATTGGAATATAATAATGTGAAGACGTTAGGGAATTTATCTTTAAATGAAAAGTTATGGGCGTCTTTCTTTCAAGGTATTACACCTCGTACAGCTGGTTTTAATACAGTTGACTATGGAGGGATGGAAGAATCATCTATATTATTTACGATGGTTTTAATGTTTATCGGTGCAGGAAGTGTATCAACGGGTGGAGGTATTAAATTAACGACGTTTGTTATTTTAATTACATCTGTCCTTTCTTTCTTTAGAAAGAAGGAGGAAATTGTTTTATTTCAGCGTACAATTAAAATGTCGACAGTAACGAGAGCGTTAGCAATTGTCGTTGCCAGTCAAATACTTATTTTTACAGCAGTATTTGTATTAATGCTTACAGAAGACTTTAGCTTTATTCAGCTACTATTTGAGACAATTTCAGCATTTGGCACAGTTGGATTAACGATGGGGATTACTGCGAAGCTATCAGCATTTGGAAAATGTATTATTATGTTTGTTATGTTTTGTGGATTAATTGGACCGCTAACACTTGTGTTTTCTTTAGCACGCCCAGCAAAACAAAAAATAAAATATCCATCAGAAGATGTATTTACAGGATAAGGTATCTCGCATAAAGCGAGATACCTTTTTCTTTTTAAAAAAGGGAGAACAATAAACCGATAAGTGCTACACGGAATAAAATCGCGATGAGTGCAGCAATTCCACCAACAATGGCAGCGATACCACCAGTTACAGTAGCTCCGCGATTATAAGCGTAAATTCCTAGTAACACAGAAACAAGACCAAATAGTGTTGGGAAGGTGAAGAGTGATAATATAGATAAGGCAAGAGCGATAAAACCGGCAGTTGATCCAGCGGCAGACGATCTTACATCATCTTTATCTTCTTTCTTATCGTAATCATAATCAATGCGCTGTGGTGCAACTTCAGCTGCATATTCTTCTTTATAGTCACTATAATCACTATCTATTCTATCTCTTTTTTTGTAATCATCAAATTTCTCAGTCAAAGTCATGACTCCTTTCATAACAAGGTTCAATAGTAGTATGTATCTCTTTTTCTTTTTTATCCGAGGATAGGCAGGGAGTAATATCCATGTAGAAGAAAATTGTTTTTTTGAAATAGGAAAAGTTAGTATGACTTCCTCTATTTTGGAAAGTATAAAAAGGAATAATGAGGAAAGGGTGCAGTACATAATGGAACATCCAATTGAAAATTTAATGAAAACAGCAATGACAAATTTAAAAGAGATGGTAGATGTAAATACGATTGTTGGAAGTCCGGTTTCGACAGCTGACGGAAATGTAGTATTAACAGTATCTCAAGTGGCGTTTGGTTTTGGAGCTGGTGGAAGTGACTTTAAAGGGGATTTCATTACTGAAAAACATAATGGTGGACAAGGTCAGCATAAAGAGAATAAGCCAGGGCATCCATTTGGAGGCGGAAGTGGGGCTGGGGTTTCCATTAGTCCCGTTGCTTTTTTAGTAGTTGGTTCTAACGGAGTACAAGTATTGCATCTTAACAGTAGTACACATTTAATTGAAAAAGCTTTAAACACTGTACCAAGTACTGTAGATAAATTTGTGAATGGTCGTCAAAAGTGAACTTGCAATTTTTAGGAATTGTGATATATTAGAAAAAGTGCGCTTTAGGATGATCGGAATAATTGAAATGTAAATATATAATAAGATGTGTGGAATAAGGGAGAGGAATGTATGATTAATATTAAAAACTTAGTAGTTGGCTTATTTATGTTAGTAAGCGGCTTTGTTGTATATGTAATAAAAGAAAAAGCTCCATTCTAAAACAGACAAACCGTTACTGTCTGTTTTTAATTTGTAAAAAATATTGACAAGTTAATGTATTGGTGTTAAAATTTTAATTCGTGTCTCGGTTACAGCTAGTGTAAAGTAAATATCTCTTATGAATACAATACGAAAAGTTTGCGAAAGATCGGGTAATTTTATCAACAACTTTTGTGAACAAACCCTATAAATTGTATTTGTAAGCCATATATGTATACTAGTGAATCAAGGAGCGGTCATTGGAACCGTA
This region includes:
- a CDS encoding TrkH family potassium uptake protein — its product is MKVTKRQSLYNRFIQLNPPQILALGFFCLIVAGGLLLKLPFATKVHISWVDAFFTATSAATVTGLGVVDTASTFTMFGEIVIMFLIQTGGLGLMTIAILIVWVLGKKIGLRHRLLIGEAFNQTNIGGLVKLVKRVFIFSICIEFIGVIFLSFRFIPEFGFGKGLYYSIFHVIASYNNAGFALWPDNLTRYVGDPIINIGICSLIVIGGLGFTVLIDIWYSRSFRKLSLHSKIMIIGTVALNVIAMIVIFVLEYNNVKTLGNLSLNEKLWASFFQGITPRTAGFNTVDYGGMEESSILFTMVLMFIGAGSVSTGGGIKLTTFVILITSVLSFFRKKEEIVLFQRTIKMSTVTRALAIVVASQILIFTAVFVLMLTEDFSFIQLLFETISAFGTVGLTMGITAKLSAFGKCIIMFVMFCGLIGPLTLVFSLARPAKQKIKYPSEDVFTG
- the ytfJ gene encoding GerW family sporulation protein, whose protein sequence is MTSSILESIKRNNEERVQYIMEHPIENLMKTAMTNLKEMVDVNTIVGSPVSTADGNVVLTVSQVAFGFGAGGSDFKGDFITEKHNGGQGQHKENKPGHPFGGGSGAGVSISPVAFLVVGSNGVQVLHLNSSTHLIEKALNTVPSTVDKFVNGRQK